The Rhodospirillales bacterium genome window below encodes:
- a CDS encoding phage tail protein — protein sequence MNRPGVVVMVRNAFRPERDREVVPVPKPVTIRDWLDGRGIAEFAQPTVCLVNGRAVLRAEWPLLVIRSGNVVCFVALPHGGGGGGGGGKNPLRTVLMVAVMVAGVVAGAALGGALAGALGFEAGAAAFGSVTWGQIFGGVISGAVNIAGGALINALVPAPNPARPSADWGLGSIGSPPSPSPTYSLQAQGNQARLGQPIPVVYGRHLIYPDLAAEPWQEYQGNEQYLHQLHVIGQGHYQVEAIRIEDTDIGNFAEVQYQIVEPGGAVALFDPSVTTAPEVAGQELQGPNQLGAGETGWVGPFVSASAETKANHLGIDIVFARGLYYANDSGGLDGRTASWAVEARAIDDDGLPLSDWLQLAAETHSAATNTPIRLSYRYAVAPGRYEVRLKRTDDKDLSSRAGHEIRWAGLKAWLQDEPDYGQVTLLAIRMRATDNLSQRTSRMVNCIVTRKLPAWSPSGWSQPVPTRSVAWVLADVARAGYGAGLADSRIDLAGLAALDVLWEQRGDRFDGVFDTSMTVWEALTRIARCGRAVPIQQGGVVRVIRDSPQSLPVALFGPRNIARGSFRIRYVMPGEETADAVTVEFFSAVTWRPDEVTAKLPDSA from the coding sequence ATGAACCGCCCCGGCGTTGTCGTGATGGTCCGCAATGCGTTCCGGCCCGAGCGCGACCGCGAAGTGGTGCCGGTGCCCAAGCCTGTCACCATCCGGGATTGGCTGGATGGGCGCGGTATCGCCGAATTTGCCCAGCCCACTGTCTGTCTGGTCAACGGCCGGGCCGTGCTGCGCGCCGAGTGGCCGCTGCTGGTCATCCGTTCCGGCAACGTTGTCTGTTTCGTCGCGCTTCCCCACGGTGGCGGCGGAGGCGGGGGCGGCGGCAAGAACCCGCTTCGCACCGTGCTCATGGTCGCCGTCATGGTGGCGGGCGTGGTCGCCGGAGCTGCCCTGGGCGGGGCGCTCGCGGGCGCGCTCGGCTTCGAGGCCGGCGCGGCGGCCTTCGGCTCCGTCACCTGGGGCCAGATCTTCGGCGGCGTCATCTCGGGCGCCGTCAACATCGCGGGCGGCGCCCTGATCAACGCGCTGGTCCCGGCGCCGAACCCGGCACGGCCCTCGGCCGATTGGGGATTGGGGAGCATCGGCAGTCCGCCGAGCCCGAGCCCGACCTATTCGCTGCAGGCCCAGGGCAACCAGGCCCGCCTGGGACAGCCGATCCCGGTGGTCTACGGCCGGCACCTGATCTATCCCGACCTCGCCGCCGAGCCTTGGCAGGAGTACCAGGGCAACGAGCAGTACCTGCACCAGCTCCACGTCATCGGCCAGGGCCACTACCAGGTCGAGGCGATCCGCATCGAGGACACGGACATCGGCAACTTCGCCGAGGTCCAATATCAAATAGTGGAACCGGGCGGCGCCGTCGCCCTGTTCGATCCTTCCGTCACCACCGCCCCCGAGGTGGCCGGGCAGGAGCTGCAGGGCCCGAACCAGCTTGGCGCCGGCGAGACGGGCTGGGTGGGGCCGTTCGTCTCGGCCTCCGCCGAGACCAAGGCCAACCATCTCGGCATCGACATCGTCTTCGCCCGCGGCCTCTACTACGCCAACGATTCCGGCGGCCTTGACGGCCGAACGGCCAGCTGGGCGGTCGAGGCCCGCGCCATCGACGACGATGGCTTGCCTCTGAGCGACTGGCTCCAACTGGCGGCCGAGACACACTCGGCCGCCACCAACACGCCGATCCGCCTGAGCTACAGGTACGCGGTCGCGCCGGGACGCTACGAGGTGCGGCTCAAGCGCACCGACGATAAGGACCTCTCGTCCCGCGCCGGCCACGAAATCCGCTGGGCGGGTCTGAAGGCTTGGCTCCAGGACGAGCCCGACTACGGGCAGGTGACGCTGCTCGCGATCCGCATGCGGGCGACCGACAATCTCTCCCAGCGCACCTCGCGGATGGTCAACTGCATCGTGACGCGCAAGCTGCCGGCGTGGTCGCCGAGCGGCTGGTCGCAGCCGGTGCCGACCCGCTCCGTCGCCTGGGTCCTCGCCGACGTGGCCCGAGCCGGCTACGGCGCGGGGCTCGCCGATTCGCGCATCGACCTTGCCGGCCTCGCGGCCCTGGATGTCCTGTGGGAGCAGCGGGGCGACCGCTTCGACGGCGTCTTCGACACCTCCATGACGGTGTGGGAGGCGCTGACCCGCATCGCCCGCTGCGGCCGGGCCGTGCCCATCCAGCAGGGCGGCGTGGTGCGAGTGATCCGCGACAGCCCGCAGAGCCTGCCGGTGGCCCTGTTCGGGCCGCGCAACATCGCGCGCGGCTCCTTCCGCATCCGCTACGTCATGCCGGGCGAGGAGACGGCGGATGCGGTGACCGTCGAGTTCTTCTCGGCCGTCACCTGGCGGCCGGACGAGGTGACCGCCAAGCTCCCGGACTCCGC
- a CDS encoding DUF1833 domain-containing protein has protein sequence MPDPALSAAIREAYASAPADVVVLHTLEIWHPAFVEDGVARPIRVVRNFEDTATWLALGGAEVQAVLDGLDAEARRKVGLVARLEAGAPRDAGLLVPFVALGFELELPPVDTIPVPEIVVVLDNVGREIARHLDAAAISQERIEVTYRPYLSTDIEGPQMDPPMTMTLSEVEVDVFRVTGRARVLDIGNKAFPSEIYTIRKYPGLRR, from the coding sequence ATGCCCGATCCCGCTCTCTCGGCGGCCATCCGCGAGGCCTACGCCTCCGCGCCGGCCGACGTCGTCGTCCTGCACACGCTGGAGATCTGGCACCCGGCCTTCGTCGAGGACGGCGTGGCCAGGCCGATCCGGGTGGTGCGCAATTTCGAGGACACCGCCACCTGGCTCGCGCTCGGCGGCGCCGAGGTGCAGGCGGTGCTGGACGGCCTCGATGCGGAGGCGCGCCGCAAGGTCGGGCTGGTGGCGCGGCTGGAGGCGGGCGCGCCACGGGATGCCGGGCTGCTGGTTCCCTTCGTGGCGCTCGGCTTCGAGCTGGAACTGCCGCCCGTCGACACCATTCCCGTCCCGGAGATCGTCGTCGTGCTCGACAACGTCGGGCGCGAGATCGCCAGGCACCTCGACGCCGCCGCCATCAGCCAGGAGCGCATCGAGGTCACGTACAGGCCATATCTCTCGACCGATATCGAGGGGCCGCAGATGGACCCGCCCATGACCATGACGCTCTCCGAGGTCGAGGTGGACGTCTTCCGCGTCACCGGCCGGGCGCGCGTGCTCGACATCGGCAACAAGGCATTTCCGAGCGAGATCTACACCATTAGGAAGTATCCGGGGCTGCGGCGGTGA
- a CDS encoding radical SAM protein, whose product MSETLEYRLVLAGRNGYVRHLLYRPHVSELVWEDSGERVSLAAVGMDYANASRDWKPAFPVSPANPARKGRNVRVLKIQMGLKCNYACAYCNQASQPHEVQGGIEDVQAFLRKLPEWFNGGKGGQGKDLRIEFWGGEPFVYWKALRILGSALRSAYPKAEFNIVTNGSLIDDEKIDWLDALGFGVGVSHDGPGHAAARGPDPLEDPVRCAVIRRLYDRLFPKGRIGFNCVLTRDNRSLVAIREHIGARLGIDPANVPLTSEELLLPYDAGGMALSPKTPEEHDRVLQEVWWEAVTGRSMPVGAVRRKCEDFFRSLAESRPASSLGQKCGMDRPEHLAVDLKGNALTCQNTSAATKHRIGSIEAFDDIRLKTAHHWSTREECVRCPVVQLCKGACLFLEGDLWRQACDNSFTWNLALLAISLYWLTRLVLIEIEGPVLRRPDLPNRIRVIRQSAEEAPV is encoded by the coding sequence ATGTCGGAAACGCTGGAGTACCGGCTCGTCCTGGCGGGCCGGAACGGATACGTGCGCCATCTCCTCTACCGCCCGCACGTCTCGGAACTGGTGTGGGAGGACTCGGGCGAACGCGTGAGCCTCGCCGCCGTCGGCATGGACTACGCGAATGCCTCGCGCGACTGGAAGCCGGCGTTCCCGGTCTCGCCCGCGAACCCCGCCCGCAAAGGCCGGAACGTCCGCGTCCTCAAGATTCAGATGGGCCTCAAGTGCAACTACGCCTGCGCGTATTGCAACCAGGCGAGCCAGCCGCACGAGGTCCAGGGCGGAATCGAGGACGTGCAGGCGTTCTTGAGAAAGCTCCCCGAGTGGTTCAACGGCGGCAAGGGCGGCCAAGGCAAGGACCTGCGCATCGAGTTCTGGGGCGGCGAGCCGTTCGTCTACTGGAAGGCGCTCAGGATACTCGGGAGCGCGCTCCGGAGCGCCTATCCCAAGGCCGAGTTCAACATCGTCACCAACGGCTCGCTCATCGACGACGAGAAGATCGACTGGCTGGACGCGCTCGGCTTCGGGGTCGGCGTCAGCCACGACGGCCCCGGCCACGCCGCCGCCCGCGGGCCCGATCCGCTCGAAGACCCGGTCCGTTGTGCAGTGATCCGCAGGCTCTACGACCGGCTGTTTCCGAAGGGACGCATCGGCTTCAACTGCGTGCTCACGCGCGACAACCGCTCCCTGGTCGCGATCCGCGAGCACATCGGCGCCAGGCTCGGCATCGATCCCGCCAACGTGCCGTTGACCTCCGAGGAACTGCTGCTCCCCTACGACGCGGGCGGCATGGCGCTTTCGCCCAAGACGCCCGAGGAGCACGACCGGGTCCTGCAGGAGGTCTGGTGGGAGGCGGTGACGGGGCGCTCCATGCCGGTCGGCGCCGTGCGCCGCAAGTGCGAGGACTTCTTCCGCTCGCTGGCCGAATCCCGGCCCGCGTCCTCTCTCGGCCAGAAATGCGGCATGGACCGGCCCGAGCACCTGGCGGTCGATCTCAAGGGCAACGCGCTCACCTGCCAGAACACCAGCGCGGCGACTAAGCACCGTATCGGTAGCATCGAAGCCTTCGACGACATCCGGCTTAAGACCGCGCATCACTGGTCGACGCGCGAGGAATGCGTCCGCTGCCCCGTCGTGCAGCTCTGCAAGGGCGCGTGCCTCTTCCTCGAAGGCGATCTCTGGCGGCAGGCCTGCGACAACAGCTTCACCTGGAACCTCGCCCTGCTCGCGATCTCGCTCTACTGGCTCACGCGCCTGGTGCTGATCGAGATCGAAGGGCCGGTACTGCGCCGTCCCGATCTTCCGAACCGCATCCGCGTCATCCGCCAGTCGGCCGAAGAGGCCCCTGTCTGA
- a CDS encoding SPASM domain-containing protein — translation MKLNIFLGYACNFACAYCLQERDAPDAVRRGHPVEPFIERVVPFVRAHGIRRVDYWGGEPLLYWDRIAAIHSAFVEAGISFDFVRITTNGSLLEPKHVDRLNEWGMHVVVSDHGASGQPHRDIAWDMVRRLRRSSVSFLFTAETPHIWPLFEKLERLEREYRRPFWPYAHWVRATQGCDPRYRFTPETLERHVEHLWELARLRHAGHRHACLFFDGHLEEWRAGLARADKDVEPLCHGRDHLSVDLAGNRYACHHGVKTGYRTGNLFDESGPRDEAERTALDRAWRWVRSEDCRACPIRSWCRGNCHLSRTHEIDCRLSREKHRLFAWIDAQENGPSDRNHIEVP, via the coding sequence ATGAAACTCAACATCTTCCTCGGTTACGCCTGCAACTTCGCTTGCGCCTACTGCCTGCAGGAGAGGGACGCGCCCGATGCGGTCAGGCGCGGCCACCCCGTGGAGCCGTTCATCGAGCGGGTGGTCCCGTTCGTCCGGGCGCACGGCATCCGGCGCGTCGACTACTGGGGCGGCGAGCCGCTTCTCTATTGGGACAGGATCGCCGCCATCCATTCGGCGTTCGTCGAGGCTGGCATTTCCTTCGACTTCGTCCGCATCACCACCAACGGCAGCCTGCTTGAACCTAAGCACGTCGACCGGCTCAACGAATGGGGCATGCACGTGGTGGTGAGCGACCACGGCGCCTCCGGCCAGCCCCACCGGGATATAGCGTGGGACATGGTGCGGCGGCTGCGCCGCTCCAGCGTGTCGTTCCTGTTCACCGCCGAAACGCCCCATATCTGGCCCCTGTTCGAGAAGCTGGAACGGCTGGAGCGGGAATACCGCCGCCCGTTCTGGCCCTACGCCCATTGGGTCCGCGCCACGCAGGGCTGCGATCCGCGCTATCGGTTCACGCCCGAGACGCTGGAGCGGCACGTCGAGCATCTGTGGGAGCTGGCCCGGCTGCGGCACGCCGGCCATCGCCACGCGTGCCTCTTCTTCGACGGCCACCTCGAGGAATGGCGCGCCGGCCTCGCCCGGGCGGATAAGGATGTCGAGCCGCTGTGCCACGGCCGCGACCATCTTTCCGTAGACCTCGCCGGCAACCGCTACGCCTGCCACCACGGGGTGAAGACCGGCTACCGCACCGGCAATCTGTTCGACGAATCAGGTCCCCGCGACGAGGCCGAGCGAACGGCGCTCGACCGTGCCTGGCGCTGGGTGCGGAGCGAGGACTGCCGCGCCTGCCCGATCCGGAGCTGGTGCCGGGGCAACTGCCATCTCTCCCGGACCCACGAGATCGACTGCCGGCTCTCGCGCGAGAAGCACCGCCTGTTCGCGTGGATCGACGCGCAGGAGAACGGCCCCTCCGACCGCAATCATATCGAGGTTCCCTGA
- a CDS encoding type II toxin-antitoxin system RelB/DinJ family antitoxin — translation MTTVVRARIDERVKKDAAAVLASIGLTVSDAFRLMMVRIAAEKRLPFEPLVPNAETVKAMQAARRGELVTVGGVKDLLADLNADD, via the coding sequence ATGACCACCGTTGTCCGTGCGCGCATCGACGAGCGGGTTAAGAAGGACGCCGCCGCCGTGCTGGCGTCGATCGGGCTCACCGTGTCCGATGCCTTCCGCCTCATGATGGTGCGCATCGCCGCCGAAAAGCGGCTGCCTTTCGAGCCGCTGGTGCCCAACGCCGAAACCGTCAAGGCCATGCAAGCCGCCCGGCGCGGCGAACTGGTGACTGTCGGCGGCGTGAAGGACCTGCTGGCGGATCTGAATGCGGACGATTAG
- a CDS encoding type II toxin-antitoxin system YafQ family toxin, translated as MRTIRRTNAFKRDYKREKKGRHRQTLDDELLKIVTLLASDVPLPERNRDHPLAGEWKDHRDCHIKPDLVLIYRKPDGATLDLVRLGSHSELGL; from the coding sequence ATGCGGACGATTAGGCGCACCAACGCCTTCAAGCGCGACTACAAGCGCGAGAAGAAGGGCCGGCATCGCCAGACGCTCGATGACGAACTATTGAAGATCGTCACGTTGCTGGCATCGGATGTGCCGCTTCCGGAACGCAACCGCGACCATCCGCTGGCCGGGGAATGGAAGGATCACCGGGACTGCCACATCAAGCCCGACTTGGTGCTGATCTACCGAAAACCGGATGGGGCGACGCTCGATCTGGTGCGCCTCGGCTCGCACAGCGAACTCGGACTGTGA
- a CDS encoding acyl-CoA transferase — protein MPTRREEVLAALFARLQAVPGATVKREEPLPEKVPAGGLAILRDGDPGEPEVLLSPLTYLWQHQAEIELIVQQAPADAATGTLDDQLAEVGSVLAADRTLGGLVDWVEWGAPRIRDLAIDGAAGLKAAAVTVTLHYASSDPLA, from the coding sequence ATGCCCACCCGTCGCGAAGAGGTGCTGGCGGCGCTGTTCGCGCGCCTCCAGGCGGTGCCCGGCGCCACGGTCAAGCGCGAGGAGCCGCTGCCCGAGAAGGTGCCGGCCGGCGGCTTGGCGATCCTTCGCGACGGCGATCCGGGCGAGCCGGAGGTTCTGCTCTCGCCGCTCACGTATCTCTGGCAGCACCAGGCCGAAATCGAACTCATCGTCCAGCAGGCCCCGGCCGATGCCGCCACCGGCACTCTCGACGATCAGCTCGCCGAAGTCGGTTCGGTCCTCGCCGCCGACCGCACCCTGGGCGGCCTGGTCGACTGGGTCGAGTGGGGCGCGCCCCGGATCCGCGATCTCGCCATCGATGGCGCTGCCGGCCTCAAGGCCGCCGCCGTGACCGTGACGCTTCATTACGCCTCCAGCGACCCGCTGGCGTAA
- a CDS encoding major capsid protein: protein MTVMTNPFDAGGYSLAEMTQAINILPNVYTRLGQMGLFRFEGVTQRSVVIEQAEGVLNLLPTVPLGGPATVANRDAKSMRSFTIPWIPHDDAVTPQDIQGVRGFGVADAADPLATVMERKLTRMRAKHAQTREYMEINALRGIVKDGAGTTLYDYFGEFGLQQQSVDFVLGTAGTGVQAKVRDVLRKVETGLKGETMTGALALVSPEFFDKLIGHGKVEEAYKYYSSTGAQPLRDDVRRRFPFAGIMFEEYNATVTLSTGATETLIPAGEGIAFPLGTMDTFVTYGAPANLIETVNTVGLPMYARQIARNDGSAIDVKTEASILPINKRPRLAVRIHTSN from the coding sequence ATGACCGTCATGACCAACCCCTTCGACGCCGGCGGCTACTCGCTGGCGGAAATGACCCAGGCCATCAATATCCTGCCCAACGTCTACACGCGCCTCGGGCAGATGGGCCTGTTCCGCTTCGAGGGCGTGACCCAGCGTTCCGTCGTCATCGAGCAGGCCGAAGGCGTGCTCAACCTGCTGCCCACCGTGCCGCTCGGCGGCCCGGCCACCGTCGCCAACCGCGACGCCAAGTCCATGCGTTCCTTCACCATCCCCTGGATTCCGCACGACGACGCCGTCACCCCTCAGGACATCCAGGGCGTGCGCGGCTTCGGCGTGGCCGACGCCGCCGATCCGCTGGCGACCGTCATGGAGCGGAAACTGACCCGCATGCGGGCCAAGCACGCCCAGACCCGCGAGTACATGGAGATCAATGCGCTGCGCGGCATCGTCAAGGACGGCGCCGGCACCACCCTCTACGACTACTTCGGCGAGTTCGGACTGCAGCAGCAATCGGTGGACTTCGTGCTCGGCACCGCCGGCACCGGCGTCCAGGCCAAGGTGCGCGACGTGCTGCGGAAGGTCGAGACCGGGCTCAAGGGCGAGACCATGACCGGGGCGCTGGCCCTCGTCAGCCCGGAGTTCTTCGACAAGCTGATCGGCCACGGCAAGGTCGAGGAGGCCTACAAGTATTACTCCTCGACCGGGGCCCAGCCGCTCCGCGACGACGTCCGCCGGCGCTTCCCCTTCGCCGGCATCATGTTCGAGGAATACAACGCCACGGTCACTCTCTCGACCGGCGCCACCGAGACCCTGATCCCGGCCGGCGAGGGCATTGCCTTCCCGCTCGGCACCATGGACACCTTCGTCACCTACGGCGCGCCCGCCAACCTGATCGAGACGGTCAACACGGTCGGCCTGCCCATGTACGCCCGGCAGATCGCGCGCAACGATGGCAGCGCCATCGACGTCAAGACCGAGGCCTCGATCCTGCCGATCAACAAGCGGCCCCGCCTCGCGGTGCGCATCCATACCAGCAACTGA